A region from the Variovorax sp. RKNM96 genome encodes:
- a CDS encoding efflux transporter outer membrane subunit translates to MPLTLHFTCNALAAAALALLVGGCAVGPDHKPSEPHAPADWSAWHGGSPALLGAERRTAPTASLTPGDWKAFNDPMLDRLQAMVLTANPDLQTAALRFAQSRVQRATTAAQRGPQVNASAGVTRQRQSESGAATRMIDALGSSVANKEQLIRTLSEPYNLYQAGFDASWEIDLWGRVRRAVEAADADTAASAAMLQQAGLSVQAELARNYFELRGTQRELRIARADIAAAAESLELVQARADGGLVTDLDPVRQRTLLAELRARIPSLLQQEADAMNRITLLIGAPPGMLNTELADATTDSTGDAPPLPDLALGLPADLARRRPDIAAAEAQLHAATARVGVAVADLYPRITLGAGFGYESVGSDRFGDWGGRQWHVGPSLSLPIFDNGRRRSTVDLRELQQQEAAVAFQQTVLKAWHEIDTALNAYSAERQRHAELVERERQSRDALVLAHARYANGLTDFGVELDARRALLQARRDHAQSTSRLSVNLVTVYKALAGGTPHSDVMAQRNPSSTP, encoded by the coding sequence ATGCCTCTCACTCTCCATTTCACATGCAACGCGCTGGCCGCTGCTGCGCTGGCACTCCTCGTCGGCGGTTGTGCCGTGGGTCCCGACCACAAGCCCTCGGAGCCACACGCGCCCGCCGACTGGTCGGCCTGGCACGGTGGCTCGCCCGCATTGCTTGGCGCCGAACGCCGCACCGCGCCCACGGCATCCCTCACGCCCGGCGACTGGAAGGCCTTCAACGACCCGATGCTCGATCGGCTGCAAGCGATGGTGCTCACCGCCAATCCCGACCTGCAGACCGCCGCATTGCGCTTCGCACAGAGCCGCGTGCAGCGCGCCACCACGGCGGCCCAGCGCGGGCCGCAGGTCAACGCCAGCGCGGGCGTCACGCGGCAACGGCAAAGCGAGAGCGGCGCGGCCACGCGGATGATCGATGCGCTGGGCTCCTCGGTCGCCAACAAGGAGCAGTTGATCCGCACGCTCAGCGAGCCCTACAACCTCTACCAGGCGGGCTTCGATGCCTCGTGGGAAATCGACCTCTGGGGCCGCGTTCGACGCGCGGTGGAAGCGGCCGACGCCGATACAGCGGCTTCAGCCGCGATGCTGCAGCAGGCCGGACTCAGCGTGCAGGCCGAGCTCGCGCGCAACTACTTCGAACTGCGCGGCACGCAGCGCGAACTGCGCATTGCGCGCGCCGACATCGCGGCCGCCGCCGAGTCGCTCGAGCTCGTGCAGGCGCGCGCCGATGGCGGGCTCGTTACCGACCTCGACCCGGTGCGCCAGCGCACCCTGCTGGCCGAACTGCGCGCGCGCATTCCCTCGCTGCTGCAACAGGAAGCCGATGCGATGAACCGCATCACGCTGCTGATCGGCGCACCGCCCGGCATGCTGAACACCGAACTGGCCGATGCCACCACCGACAGCACGGGCGACGCGCCACCGCTGCCCGACCTCGCACTCGGCCTCCCCGCAGACCTCGCACGGCGCCGCCCCGACATCGCCGCGGCCGAGGCGCAACTGCACGCCGCCACCGCACGCGTCGGCGTGGCCGTGGCCGATCTCTATCCGCGCATCACGCTGGGCGCAGGCTTCGGCTACGAATCGGTCGGGAGCGATCGCTTCGGCGACTGGGGCGGCCGGCAATGGCATGTCGGCCCGTCGCTCAGCCTGCCGATCTTCGACAACGGCCGCCGCCGCAGCACGGTCGATCTGCGCGAGCTGCAGCAGCAGGAGGCGGCCGTGGCCTTCCAGCAAACGGTGCTCAAGGCCTGGCACGAGATCGACACCGCGCTCAACGCCTACAGCGCCGAGCGCCAGCGCCACGCTGAACTGGTCGAGCGCGAGCGCCAAAGCCGCGATGCACTCGTGCTGGCGCATGCGCGCTATGCGAACGGGCTCACCGATTTCGGCGTCGAACTCGACGCGCGCCGTGCCCTCTTGCAGGCCCGCCGCGACCACGCACAGAGCACGAGTCGCCTGTCTGTGAACTTGGTCACGGTCTACAAGGCACTGGCCGGCGGCACGCCACACAGCGATGTGATGGCCCAGCGCAATCCGTCCTCCACCCCGTGA
- a CDS encoding ABC transporter permease, giving the protein MTALIDFFARVANLCRKELLTILKDPATRAILIAPALLQSLIFGYGATYDLTNVPYALLDQSRTGAATELIAHLDSTGVFHRVATLRTQADIREVIDTEKALLVIQIAPDFERQLSAGQPAPIQLILDARNSNTAGSAAGYVNAVVERYNAELRTRAGAPPTPLVIESRAWFNPNLETRWNLLPGMIAALSMLQTLLLTALSVAREREQGTFDQLLVTPMSPLEIMIGKALPPVLVGLVQSSLILLVAMFWFGIPMAGSLVTLYTGLIFFTVASVGIGLSISAVSANMQQAMLYTFVLLMPMMLLSGLTTPVRNMPHVLQVITLANPLRFAIDLVQRVYLEGVGLGTVWHNLIPLSIIAVVTLPLAAWLFRNRLV; this is encoded by the coding sequence ATGACCGCCCTGATCGACTTCTTCGCCCGCGTCGCCAACCTCTGCCGCAAGGAGTTGCTGACCATCCTCAAGGACCCGGCCACGCGCGCCATCCTGATCGCACCCGCGCTGCTGCAGAGCCTGATCTTCGGCTACGGCGCCACCTATGACCTCACCAACGTGCCCTATGCGCTGCTCGACCAGAGCCGCACCGGCGCGGCGACGGAACTCATCGCGCACCTGGACAGCACGGGCGTGTTCCACCGCGTGGCCACGCTGCGCACGCAGGCCGACATCCGCGAGGTGATCGACACCGAGAAGGCGCTGCTCGTGATCCAGATCGCGCCGGACTTCGAGCGGCAGCTCAGCGCGGGGCAGCCCGCGCCCATCCAGCTGATTCTCGATGCGCGCAACTCCAACACGGCGGGATCGGCGGCCGGTTATGTGAACGCGGTGGTCGAGCGCTACAACGCCGAGCTGCGCACGCGCGCGGGCGCACCGCCAACGCCGCTGGTCATCGAATCGCGCGCCTGGTTCAACCCGAACCTGGAGACGCGCTGGAACCTCCTGCCCGGCATGATCGCCGCGCTCAGCATGCTGCAGACGCTGCTGCTCACCGCGCTCTCGGTGGCGCGCGAACGCGAGCAAGGCACCTTCGACCAGTTGCTGGTGACGCCGATGTCGCCGCTCGAAATCATGATCGGCAAGGCGCTGCCGCCGGTGCTGGTCGGGCTCGTGCAGTCGTCGCTGATCCTGCTGGTGGCGATGTTCTGGTTCGGCATTCCGATGGCGGGCTCGCTGGTCACGCTCTACACCGGGCTCATCTTCTTCACGGTCGCGAGCGTGGGCATCGGCCTCTCGATCTCGGCGGTATCGGCCAACATGCAGCAGGCCATGCTCTACACCTTCGTGCTGCTGATGCCGATGATGCTGCTGTCGGGCCTGACCACGCCGGTGCGCAACATGCCGCACGTGCTGCAGGTGATCACCCTGGCCAATCCGCTGCGCTTTGCCATCGACCTGGTGCAGCGCGTGTACCTCGAGGGCGTGGGGCTGGGCACGGTGTGGCACAACCTGATTCCGCTCTCGATCATCGCGGTCGTCACGCTGCCGCTGGCGGCCTGGCTCTTTCGCAATCGTCTTGTCTGA
- a CDS encoding ABC transporter permease, giving the protein MSGFWSRLISLTRKEFRQLLRDRSNLAIGILLPMVLILIFGYGMSLDVKNAPVAVVMEDASPTAHEAIAGLQLSPTIAPVLLGSMHDAEELMRERKVDGIVRIPSDFSRALAAGNARVQLIVHGADAGRATIILAYVSGALAQTAVRQADRLGSTSGADAPPVGNVTVEQRMWFNAANTSTWYLVPGLIVLIMTLVGAFLTALVMAREWERGTLEALFVTPVRPVEILLAKIIPYFGVGMLGLALCLLAARFLFAVPMYGSLFVVVFSSMLYLIVAVSLGLVISSVTRNQFLASQVALIATFMPSMMLSGFLFDLRNVPTAVWVIGHVLPATYFMDLIKTLFLAGDVWPLIWRNCLILLAYAVGLLMLARAVTRKSLD; this is encoded by the coding sequence ATGAGCGGCTTCTGGTCACGCCTGATTTCCCTCACGCGCAAGGAATTCCGCCAGCTGCTGCGCGACCGCAGCAACCTCGCGATCGGCATCCTGCTGCCGATGGTGCTGATCCTGATCTTCGGCTACGGCATGTCGCTCGACGTGAAGAACGCACCGGTGGCCGTGGTGATGGAAGACGCCTCGCCGACCGCGCACGAGGCCATTGCCGGCCTGCAGCTCTCGCCCACCATCGCGCCGGTGCTGCTCGGCTCGATGCACGACGCCGAGGAACTGATGCGCGAGCGCAAGGTCGATGGCATCGTGCGCATTCCGAGCGACTTCTCGCGCGCGCTGGCCGCGGGCAACGCGCGCGTGCAGTTGATCGTGCATGGCGCCGACGCGGGCCGCGCGACCATCATCCTCGCCTACGTGAGTGGTGCCCTCGCCCAGACCGCCGTGCGGCAGGCCGACCGCCTCGGCAGCACCTCTGGCGCAGACGCGCCGCCCGTGGGCAACGTCACCGTCGAGCAGCGCATGTGGTTCAACGCCGCGAACACCAGCACCTGGTACCTCGTGCCGGGGCTGATCGTGCTGATCATGACGCTGGTGGGCGCCTTCCTCACCGCGCTGGTGATGGCGCGCGAATGGGAACGCGGCACGCTCGAGGCGCTGTTCGTCACGCCGGTGCGGCCCGTCGAGATACTGCTGGCCAAGATCATTCCGTATTTCGGCGTCGGCATGCTGGGCCTGGCGCTCTGCCTGCTGGCCGCGCGCTTTCTTTTCGCGGTGCCGATGTACGGCTCGCTGTTCGTGGTGGTGTTCAGCTCGATGCTCTACCTGATCGTGGCGGTGAGCCTGGGCCTCGTGATCTCGTCGGTCACGCGCAACCAGTTCCTTGCGAGCCAGGTCGCGCTGATCGCGACCTTCATGCCTTCGATGATGCTGTCGGGCTTTTTGTTCGACCTGCGCAACGTGCCCACGGCCGTGTGGGTCATCGGCCATGTGTTGCCGGCCACCTACTTCATGGACCTGATCAAGACGCTGTTCCTCGCGGGCGACGTCTGGCCGCTGATCTGGCGCAACTGCCTGATCCTGCTGGCGTACGCAGTGGGCTTGCTCATGTTGGCCCGCGCGGTGACGCGCAAGAGCCTCGACTGA
- a CDS encoding ATP-binding cassette domain-containing protein, protein MPDTGPAVAGRSLHKRFTLKSSKQPVRALAGVSLDIPAGTLTALVGPDGAGKTTLLRLMAGLMRADEGELRVLGIDVSADPQAVQDRISYMPQRFGLYDDLSVQENLDLYADLHGVSKDKRRERYARLMEMTDLGRFTDRPAGKLSGGMKQKLGLACTLVRSPDLLLLDEPTVGVDPLSRRELWQIVQQLVDDEKLSVIVSTAYLDEAERCSHVFVLREGKLLAEGTPAEIRDHAQGLCFIAAPPAGEPPRLMQARLLDAQQDIVDAVPQGGEVHFIRRKDTDDAALATLLAGARAEPVPPRLEDGFMTLLRTQQASAPSTTAVATTSPAEGDPDEVVIEVKDLVRRFGDFVAVASTSFSVRRGEIFGLLGPNGAGKTTTFRMLCGLLPASGGQLRVAGVDLRHARAEARQRIGYVSQKFALYGNLTVRENLSFFGGAYGLRGQRLRDRMDTVLHQFDLERELDAPSGQLPGGYRQRLAMATGLLHEPEILFLDEPTSGADPLARREFWRRITALAEGGTTIVITTHFMEEAEYCDRIVIQDAGKVLAIGTPQEVRTQALEGEDGGKRIDMEQAFIGIVEKARRQGKEAAAKQPEGATA, encoded by the coding sequence ATGCCTGACACCGGGCCGGCCGTGGCCGGACGCTCCCTGCACAAGCGCTTCACGCTCAAGTCGTCGAAGCAGCCCGTGCGTGCGCTCGCCGGCGTGTCGCTCGACATCCCCGCGGGCACGCTCACCGCGCTCGTCGGTCCGGACGGCGCGGGCAAGACCACGCTGCTGCGCCTCATGGCGGGCCTCATGCGCGCCGACGAAGGCGAGCTGCGCGTGCTCGGCATCGACGTCTCGGCCGACCCGCAGGCGGTGCAGGACCGCATCAGCTACATGCCGCAGCGCTTCGGCCTCTACGACGACTTGAGCGTGCAGGAGAACCTCGACCTCTACGCGGACCTGCATGGCGTGTCGAAGGACAAGCGCCGCGAGCGCTACGCCCGGCTGATGGAGATGACCGACCTCGGCCGCTTCACCGACCGCCCCGCGGGCAAGCTCTCGGGCGGCATGAAGCAGAAGCTGGGCCTGGCCTGCACGCTGGTGCGCTCGCCCGACCTGCTGCTGCTCGACGAGCCCACCGTCGGCGTCGATCCGCTCTCGCGGCGCGAGCTCTGGCAGATCGTGCAGCAGCTGGTGGACGACGAGAAGCTCTCGGTGATCGTGAGCACCGCCTACCTCGACGAGGCCGAGCGCTGCAGCCATGTGTTCGTGCTGCGCGAGGGCAAGCTGCTGGCCGAGGGCACGCCGGCCGAGATTCGCGACCACGCGCAGGGCCTGTGCTTCATCGCCGCGCCGCCGGCGGGCGAGCCGCCGCGCCTGATGCAGGCCCGCCTGCTCGATGCGCAGCAGGACATCGTCGATGCCGTGCCGCAAGGCGGCGAGGTGCACTTCATCCGCCGCAAGGACACGGACGATGCGGCGCTTGCCACACTGCTGGCCGGTGCCCGCGCGGAGCCGGTGCCGCCACGGCTCGAAGACGGCTTCATGACGCTGCTGCGCACGCAGCAGGCATCCGCACCGAGCACCACTGCAGTCGCGACCACCAGCCCCGCCGAGGGCGACCCCGACGAGGTCGTCATCGAAGTGAAGGACCTCGTGCGCCGCTTCGGCGATTTCGTCGCCGTGGCCAGCACCAGCTTCTCGGTGCGGCGCGGCGAGATCTTCGGCCTGCTCGGCCCCAACGGCGCGGGCAAGACCACCACCTTCCGCATGCTCTGCGGCCTCCTGCCCGCGAGCGGTGGCCAGTTGCGCGTGGCCGGCGTCGATCTGCGCCATGCGCGCGCAGAGGCCCGCCAGCGCATCGGCTACGTCTCGCAGAAGTTTGCGCTCTACGGCAACCTCACGGTGCGCGAGAACCTCTCGTTCTTCGGCGGTGCCTACGGCCTGCGCGGGCAGCGGCTGCGCGACCGCATGGACACGGTGCTGCACCAGTTCGATCTCGAACGCGAGCTCGATGCGCCCAGCGGCCAGTTGCCGGGCGGCTACCGGCAGCGCCTGGCCATGGCCACCGGCCTCCTGCACGAGCCCGAGATCCTGTTCCTCGACGAACCTACGAGCGGTGCCGATCCGCTCGCGCGCCGCGAATTCTGGCGCCGCATCACCGCGCTAGCCGAAGGCGGCACCACCATCGTCATCACCACGCACTTCATGGAAGAGGCCGAGTACTGCGACCGCATCGTGATCCAGGACGCGGGCAAGGTGCTCGCCATCGGCACGCCGCAGGAAGTGCGCACGCAGGCGCTCGAGGGCGAAGACGGCGGCAAGCGCATCGACATGGAGCAGGCCTTCATCGGCATCGTCGAGAAGGCGCGGCGCCAGGGCAAGGAAGCCGCGGCGAAGCAACCGGAAGGAGCGACGGCATGA
- a CDS encoding HlyD family efflux transporter periplasmic adaptor subunit, which translates to MNKKPLIAVAVVALVAVAGGWWYFNRSATPSDQLVLYGNVDVRQVSLAFNANDRVAELAVREGDHVRAGQLLGKLDTRTLVLRVAQSQARIGVQEQALLRLKTGSRPEEVAQAGAQVAAAQADADLAQQQLARLQGISQTTAGRAVSQQDLDSAQARRKVALAQLDNARKAQQLVVTGPRKEDIAQAQAQLESARADLALMNHQLTEAELKAPIDAVVRARLLEPGDMASPQRPAFTLAITDPKWVRAYVAEADLGRVKPGQAARVTTDSQPGEAIAGKVGYIASVAEFTPKTVQTEELRSSLVYEIRVMVDDKQDRLRLGMPATVRLQLSSTGQS; encoded by the coding sequence ATGAACAAGAAACCCCTCATCGCCGTGGCTGTCGTTGCATTGGTCGCCGTGGCCGGCGGCTGGTGGTACTTCAACCGCTCGGCCACGCCGTCGGACCAGCTCGTGCTCTACGGCAACGTCGATGTGCGCCAGGTCTCGCTCGCCTTCAATGCCAACGACCGCGTGGCCGAGCTCGCGGTGCGCGAAGGCGACCACGTCCGGGCCGGGCAACTGCTCGGCAAGCTCGACACCCGCACGCTCGTGCTGCGCGTGGCGCAGTCGCAGGCGCGCATCGGCGTGCAGGAGCAGGCCCTGCTGCGTTTGAAGACCGGCAGCCGCCCCGAGGAGGTGGCGCAGGCCGGCGCGCAGGTGGCCGCCGCGCAGGCCGATGCAGACCTTGCACAGCAGCAGCTCGCGCGCCTGCAGGGCATCAGCCAGACCACCGCCGGCCGCGCGGTGAGCCAGCAGGACCTCGACAGCGCGCAGGCCAGACGCAAGGTCGCGCTCGCCCAGCTCGACAACGCCCGCAAGGCGCAGCAGCTCGTCGTCACCGGCCCGCGCAAGGAAGACATCGCGCAGGCGCAGGCCCAGCTCGAATCCGCGCGCGCCGACCTCGCGCTCATGAACCACCAGCTCACCGAGGCCGAGCTGAAGGCGCCCATCGACGCGGTGGTGCGCGCGCGCCTGCTCGAACCCGGCGACATGGCCTCGCCGCAGCGCCCGGCCTTCACGCTCGCCATCACCGATCCCAAGTGGGTGCGCGCCTATGTGGCCGAGGCCGACCTCGGCCGCGTGAAGCCGGGCCAGGCCGCGCGCGTGACCACCGACAGCCAGCCCGGCGAGGCCATCGCCGGCAAGGTCGGCTACATCGCGTCGGTGGCGGAGTTCACGCCCAAGACCGTGCAGACGGAAGAGTTGCGCAGCAGCCTCGTCTACGAGATCCGCGTGATGGTCGACGACAAGCAGGACCGACTGCGGCTCGGCATGCCGGCCACCGTGCGGCTGCAGCTTTCTTCGACGGGGCAGTCCTGA
- a CDS encoding CerR family C-terminal domain-containing protein — MATRSSNSSPARTQRTDGNTTRLHILETAGQLFAERGFAESTSKEICTRAGTNMAAINYHFNGRDGLYEAVLIEAHRQLVSIDELVSLASVQTDPRLKLRAFLTHMVELGSQPTAPWGFRVVLREALSPSPAMPVMIKRAVLPKAKLLRGLIGEIMALPDDHPTVQRALMFTVLPCIVMMVAPKDLGNKVLPAIKDTEALADDLMRYVFAGIDALMKGATASAPAASKAGKRR; from the coding sequence ATGGCCACCCGTTCTTCCAATAGTTCTCCTGCGCGCACGCAGCGCACCGACGGCAACACCACGCGCCTGCACATCCTGGAGACCGCGGGCCAGCTGTTTGCCGAGCGCGGTTTCGCCGAGAGCACGAGCAAGGAAATCTGTACCCGCGCGGGCACCAACATGGCCGCGATCAACTACCACTTCAACGGCCGCGACGGGCTCTACGAGGCCGTGCTGATCGAGGCGCACCGCCAGCTCGTGAGCATCGACGAGCTGGTCAGCCTGGCCAGCGTGCAGACCGATCCGCGCCTGAAGCTGCGCGCCTTTCTCACCCACATGGTCGAGCTGGGCAGCCAGCCCACGGCGCCCTGGGGATTTCGCGTGGTGCTGCGCGAAGCCCTGTCGCCGTCGCCGGCGATGCCCGTGATGATCAAGCGGGCGGTGCTGCCCAAGGCCAAGCTGCTGCGCGGGCTGATCGGCGAGATCATGGCGTTGCCCGACGACCATCCCACGGTGCAGCGCGCGCTGATGTTCACCGTGCTGCCATGCATCGTGATGATGGTGGCGCCCAAGGACCTGGGCAACAAGGTGCTGCCGGCGATCAAGGACACGGAGGCGCTCGCGGACGACCTGATGCGCTACGTGTTCGCCGGCATCGACGCCCTGATGAAAGGCGCGACAGCCTCCGCGCCGGCTGCCTCTAAAGCTGGAAAGCGACGGTGA
- a CDS encoding phospholipase D-like domain-containing protein has product MPNTGFDWLPSPSQHFLVVTFALLVYVLSTRARREQRAPTTAIAWVMGLVLMPYLILPMYLLFGQRKLRPAGSPRPPRSVPPGHWAADLIESFGLAPPGRCAIRLHADGEHARLALFEVIDGARERIDVCTFIIGDDPLGHAVLARLAQRAREGIKVRVLLDGFGALSLPRHHFDLLRAAGGEVAVFRPFFSLRRTGPRNLRNHRKFTIADDSWLWSGGRNLAGEYFTGNAKHPEAWRDLSFDLRGNVAAAAARQFDHDWSSVRSRKARAIACDDVPQGPGTAMAQFLPSGPDQTEDTAHALLIDACFRAEHRILAITPYFVPGDGLRDALRLAARRGVQVTIAMPAQSNHRLADFVRARAMRDLARAGVSFRMLPFMAHAKAVVVDHELAMCGSINLDLRSLLLNHEANVVFYGPHEIDWLAEWIDTTASAGEPYRARRPGLVRDVAEGLLLTVAFQL; this is encoded by the coding sequence ATGCCGAATACAGGGTTCGACTGGCTGCCTTCTCCCTCGCAGCATTTCCTCGTCGTCACTTTTGCGCTGCTTGTCTACGTACTGAGCACGCGCGCGCGCCGCGAGCAGCGCGCGCCCACCACCGCCATCGCCTGGGTGATGGGGCTGGTGCTGATGCCCTACCTGATCCTGCCGATGTACCTGCTGTTCGGCCAGCGCAAGCTGCGCCCGGCCGGCTCGCCGCGTCCACCGCGCTCGGTGCCGCCGGGGCACTGGGCTGCCGACCTGATCGAGAGCTTCGGCCTCGCGCCGCCGGGGCGCTGCGCGATCCGCCTGCATGCCGACGGCGAGCACGCGCGGCTCGCGCTGTTCGAGGTGATCGACGGCGCGCGCGAGCGCATCGACGTGTGCACCTTCATCATCGGCGACGACCCGCTCGGCCACGCGGTGCTCGCGCGGCTTGCGCAGCGGGCGCGCGAAGGCATCAAGGTGCGGGTGCTGCTCGACGGCTTCGGCGCGCTCTCGCTGCCACGCCATCACTTCGACCTGCTGCGCGCGGCGGGCGGCGAGGTGGCGGTGTTCCGTCCCTTCTTCAGCCTGCGCCGCACCGGGCCGCGCAACCTGCGCAACCACCGCAAGTTCACCATCGCCGACGACAGCTGGCTCTGGTCGGGCGGGCGCAACCTCGCGGGCGAGTACTTCACGGGCAATGCCAAGCACCCCGAGGCGTGGCGCGATCTCTCGTTCGACCTGCGCGGCAACGTGGCGGCCGCCGCGGCCCGCCAGTTCGATCACGACTGGAGCTCGGTGCGCTCGCGCAAGGCACGCGCCATCGCCTGCGACGACGTGCCGCAGGGCCCCGGCACCGCGATGGCGCAGTTCCTGCCGAGCGGGCCCGACCAGACCGAAGACACCGCGCACGCGCTGCTCATCGACGCGTGCTTCCGCGCCGAGCACCGCATCCTCGCGATCACGCCCTACTTCGTGCCCGGCGACGGCCTACGCGATGCGCTGCGGCTCGCGGCACGACGCGGCGTGCAGGTGACGATCGCGATGCCCGCGCAGTCGAACCACCGCCTGGCCGACTTCGTGCGCGCCCGCGCCATGCGCGACCTGGCGCGCGCGGGCGTGAGCTTTCGCATGCTGCCTTTCATGGCGCATGCCAAGGCGGTGGTGGTCGACCATGAGCTCGCGATGTGCGGCTCGATCAATCTCGACCTGCGCAGCCTGCTGCTGAACCACGAGGCGAACGTCGTGTTCTACGGCCCGCACGAGATCGACTGGCTCGCCGAGTGGATCGACACCACGGCCTCGGCCGGCGAGCCCTATCGCGCGCGGCGCCCGGGCCTCGTGCGCGACGTGGCCGAGGGGCTGCTGCTCACCGTCGCTTTCCAGCTTTAG
- a CDS encoding glutathione S-transferase family protein codes for MTTTITKILSGPLSMFGAKVQIAALEKGLPFELTMVPFTKDDAYEPKHPDVLRINPVKQQVPVLMDGEVELFDSTQIFEYLEDRHPSPALWPEGIADRARARQLEQKSDEVFFPNVIKLFGLQHDMRSAPAVAACAACARYYGEMEGLLAGREYLAGPYSFADIAFYMACIFADRKGAGMTDATPRLIAWRNRVRDRPAVHAVVDPMMKFLASEGRGVPAFLQR; via the coding sequence ATGACGACGACCATCACAAAAATCCTTTCAGGCCCCCTCAGCATGTTCGGCGCGAAGGTGCAGATCGCCGCGCTCGAAAAAGGCCTTCCCTTCGAGCTCACGATGGTGCCGTTCACCAAGGACGACGCCTACGAGCCCAAGCATCCGGACGTGCTGCGCATCAACCCCGTCAAGCAGCAGGTGCCGGTGCTGATGGACGGCGAGGTCGAACTCTTCGACTCGACGCAGATCTTCGAGTATCTCGAAGACCGGCATCCCAGCCCTGCCCTGTGGCCCGAAGGCATTGCCGACCGGGCACGAGCGCGGCAGCTGGAGCAGAAGTCCGATGAGGTGTTCTTTCCGAACGTCATCAAGCTCTTCGGGCTGCAGCACGACATGCGGAGCGCGCCCGCCGTTGCCGCATGCGCCGCCTGCGCGCGCTACTACGGCGAGATGGAAGGCCTGCTCGCCGGGCGCGAGTACCTCGCGGGCCCTTACTCCTTCGCGGACATCGCCTTCTACATGGCCTGCATCTTTGCCGACCGCAAGGGCGCCGGCATGACCGATGCGACGCCGCGCCTCATCGCCTGGCGCAACCGCGTGCGCGACCGGCCCGCGGTGCATGCGGTGGTCGATCCGATGATGAAATTCCTCGCCTCCGAAGGCCGCGGCGTGCCCGCCTTCCTGCAACGCTGA
- a CDS encoding 5-methyltetrahydropteroyltriglutamate--homocysteine S-methyltransferase produces the protein MSQHAALPARYDHVGSFLRPKYLLEAREQKAKGEITPEQLRTVEDKAITEIVKFQEDIGLKSITDGEFRRTYFHIDFLDQLGGVKTDIPVTIRKPDGTEELAPPAMRVIDKVRHIKDIQLADFQYLKSQVSAGRTPKVTIPSPTMLHFRGGRAGISKDAYPELDPVFYDDVAKAYGDELRSLAAAGCTYVQMDDTNLAYLCDEHMREAARKRGDDPNELPHRYAAFINKVVAQKPPGMLLAMHLCRGNFKSTHAAAGNYEPVAEALLKEMDLDAYFMEYDDARSGDFKPLRYLPKGKTVVLGLVTTKFGEMEDKDELKRRIEDASKYASLDQLALSPQCGFSSTVHGNNIAVEAQRNKLRLVVETAQEVWGST, from the coding sequence ATGTCCCAGCACGCCGCCCTGCCCGCACGCTACGACCACGTCGGCAGTTTCCTGCGCCCCAAATACCTGCTCGAAGCGCGTGAGCAGAAAGCCAAGGGCGAGATCACGCCCGAGCAACTGCGCACGGTCGAAGACAAGGCCATCACCGAGATCGTCAAGTTCCAGGAAGACATCGGCCTGAAAAGCATCACCGACGGCGAATTCCGCCGCACGTATTTCCACATCGACTTCCTCGACCAGCTCGGCGGCGTGAAGACCGACATTCCGGTCACCATCCGCAAGCCCGACGGCACCGAGGAACTGGCGCCGCCCGCGATGCGCGTGATCGACAAGGTGCGCCACATCAAGGACATCCAGCTCGCCGATTTCCAGTACCTCAAGAGCCAGGTCTCCGCGGGCCGCACGCCGAAGGTGACCATCCCTTCGCCCACCATGCTGCACTTCCGCGGCGGCCGCGCCGGCATCAGCAAAGACGCGTACCCCGAGCTCGACCCGGTGTTCTACGACGACGTGGCCAAGGCCTACGGCGACGAATTGCGCTCGCTGGCCGCGGCCGGTTGCACCTATGTGCAGATGGACGACACCAACCTCGCCTACCTCTGCGACGAGCACATGCGCGAAGCCGCGCGCAAGCGTGGCGACGACCCGAACGAGCTGCCCCATCGCTATGCGGCCTTCATCAACAAGGTGGTCGCGCAGAAGCCCCCAGGCATGCTGCTGGCCATGCACCTGTGCCGCGGCAACTTCAAGAGCACGCATGCCGCGGCCGGCAACTACGAGCCGGTGGCCGAGGCACTCTTGAAGGAGATGGACCTGGACGCCTACTTCATGGAATACGACGACGCCCGCTCGGGCGACTTCAAGCCGCTGCGCTACCTGCCCAAGGGCAAGACGGTGGTGCTGGGCCTCGTGACCACCAAGTTCGGCGAGATGGAAGACAAGGACGAACTCAAGCGCCGCATCGAGGACGCCTCGAAGTACGCCTCGCTCGACCAGCTCGCGCTCTCGCCGCAGTGCGGCTTCTCGAGCACCGTGCACGGCAACAACATCGCGGTGGAAGCGCAGCGCAACAAGCTTCGCCTGGTGGTCGAGACGGCGCAGGAGGTCTGGGGCTCGACCTGA